A region of Streptomyces sp. R44 DNA encodes the following proteins:
- a CDS encoding acyl-CoA dehydrogenase family protein gives MTDHDVTDHDAADVDLLRKKVSAFVRERVFPSESDLDAGGPNARDLRERLRVEARESGLWALPLPTELGGGGLSLSAYAAIAEAEGASDHGPAALGSASLLDVTMLSRHGSARVRAEYLRRLVSGDLRTCYAMTEPDTPGTEPALTTTRAERRPGGGRRVTGRKWFVSNAGDADLVTVLARTSGSAGDRTGLSLLLVPTDSPGFRIVRELPILGATGQYEIEFDGVEVDEDHLVGDTGQALAVAGERLQLGRTLRALRWLGQAQRAFDLLCDRATARQGARGPLADRQLVRQHVFECLLALRTARPLVYEAMALVADGRDAHVEVGLAKTAAARTLQEVGDRAIQVFGAAGLGPDTPLPALFRTGRTARILDGPDEQHVSSVARRVLRSRPGSAVTPA, from the coding sequence GTGACGGATCATGACGTAACGGATCACGATGCGGCGGATGTCGACCTGCTGCGGAAGAAGGTCTCCGCGTTCGTCCGTGAACGCGTCTTCCCGTCCGAGTCGGATCTCGACGCGGGCGGTCCGAACGCCAGGGACCTTCGGGAGCGGCTACGCGTGGAGGCCCGTGAGTCCGGCCTGTGGGCGCTCCCCCTGCCGACCGAACTGGGCGGCGGCGGGCTGTCCTTGAGCGCCTACGCGGCGATCGCCGAGGCCGAAGGTGCCAGTGATCACGGTCCCGCGGCCCTCGGATCGGCGTCCCTCCTCGACGTGACCATGCTGTCGCGGCACGGATCCGCACGGGTGCGCGCGGAGTACCTGCGGCGCCTCGTCTCCGGCGACCTCCGTACCTGCTACGCGATGACGGAGCCGGACACGCCGGGGACCGAGCCCGCACTCACGACGACCCGGGCGGAGCGACGGCCCGGCGGCGGCCGGCGCGTCACGGGCCGGAAGTGGTTCGTGTCGAACGCGGGCGACGCGGACCTCGTGACCGTACTCGCCCGCACCAGCGGGTCGGCCGGAGACCGCACCGGACTCTCCCTGCTCCTCGTGCCGACCGACTCCCCCGGGTTCCGTATCGTGCGCGAGCTGCCGATCCTGGGCGCGACCGGTCAGTACGAGATCGAGTTCGACGGCGTCGAGGTCGACGAGGATCACCTCGTGGGCGACACCGGGCAAGCCCTGGCCGTCGCGGGCGAACGCCTCCAACTGGGGCGGACACTACGGGCGTTGCGGTGGCTCGGTCAGGCCCAGCGGGCCTTCGATCTCCTCTGTGACCGGGCCACGGCACGTCAGGGTGCACGGGGACCGCTCGCGGACCGCCAGCTCGTCCGACAGCACGTCTTCGAATGCTTGTTGGCACTGAGGACGGCACGGCCGCTCGTGTACGAGGCGATGGCCCTGGTCGCCGACGGACGCGACGCCCACGTGGAGGTCGGGCTGGCGAAGACGGCGGCGGCGCGCACCCTCCAGGAGGTCGGGGACCGGGCCATCCAGGTCTTCGGCGCGGCCGGCCTCGGCCCGGACACGCCCCTGCCGGCGCTGTTCCGTACGGGTCGCACGGCCCGCATCCTCGACGGGCCGGACGAGCAGCACGTCTCGTCCGTCGCCCGGCGCGTCCTGCGGAGCCGTCCGGGCTCCGCCGTCACACCCGCCTGA
- a CDS encoding CoA transferase, which translates to MASSATAHTAVRRPLDTARPLDALRCDIGGPEALTRVVSDHLRRLGATVRDDGSGDIALGGDGFAPVAARTAWGSAGSGIEDEATAQAVTGVMAVHGRRHGTPRGLGVDCLATATGVLTVQGLLAGLVGQARGGAPARVRTTTADRAGLLTVSQYLAAAGADEPEAVEPAPGGPPFTSADGFLFELETLDPGAWAEFWRALEAPADAIRAGWRPFQFRYATACAPFPVDLHEVTRRHAWARIRQAAALSGAEVCRLRTLAERAGEDDGADPWSLRTLDPGRRGTATAATADRPLAGLTVLEAGRRIQAPLAAHLLGLLGARVIRIEPPGGDPLRGMPPACDGISARWLALNRGKEAVEIDIKAPGDRGRLRELVADADVFVHNWAPGKAAELALDAEHLTAVNPSLVYAYTGGWADRLDDAPMGTDFMVQARTGVGEAAHPAGEPPVPSLMTLLDVLGGLHGTEAVLAGLLLRERTGHGVRVDSSLLGAADTLLAPVLRQVAAGADSRRPAGFRYPLRTSDGWIAPSDTSAPAAAAYDVTGMCTEDALDRLRGHGLTATAVTTDLSALHHDPRLSGSISRDAHGAPAVPDPWSFA; encoded by the coding sequence ATGGCGTCATCAGCGACCGCGCACACCGCGGTCCGCCGTCCGCTCGACACAGCCCGTCCGCTCGACGCACTGCGGTGCGACATCGGCGGCCCCGAGGCTCTGACCCGCGTCGTGTCCGACCATCTGAGGCGGCTCGGGGCGACGGTCCGGGACGACGGCTCGGGGGACATCGCACTCGGCGGCGATGGGTTCGCGCCCGTCGCGGCCCGCACCGCCTGGGGGTCGGCCGGCTCCGGGATCGAGGACGAGGCCACCGCCCAGGCCGTCACCGGCGTCATGGCCGTCCACGGCCGCCGCCACGGGACCCCGCGCGGCCTCGGCGTCGACTGTCTGGCCACCGCCACCGGCGTGCTCACCGTCCAGGGCTTGCTCGCCGGGCTCGTCGGGCAGGCCCGGGGCGGTGCGCCGGCCCGCGTGCGCACGACGACGGCCGACCGGGCCGGGCTGCTCACCGTCTCCCAGTACCTCGCCGCGGCCGGCGCCGACGAGCCGGAGGCCGTCGAACCGGCCCCCGGCGGACCGCCGTTCACCTCCGCCGACGGCTTCCTCTTCGAGCTGGAGACACTCGACCCGGGGGCCTGGGCGGAGTTCTGGCGCGCCCTGGAGGCTCCCGCCGACGCGATACGAGCGGGCTGGCGGCCCTTCCAGTTCCGGTACGCCACCGCCTGCGCGCCCTTCCCCGTCGACCTGCACGAGGTGACCCGTCGCCACGCCTGGGCGCGGATCCGGCAGGCCGCCGCGCTGTCGGGAGCCGAGGTGTGCCGACTGCGGACGCTCGCCGAGCGCGCAGGAGAGGACGACGGCGCCGACCCGTGGAGCCTGCGCACGCTGGATCCGGGCCGACGGGGGACCGCCACGGCCGCCACGGCGGACCGGCCGCTGGCCGGCCTGACCGTCCTGGAGGCGGGCCGCCGGATCCAAGCACCCCTTGCCGCACATCTGTTGGGCCTGCTGGGCGCCCGCGTGATCCGGATCGAGCCGCCGGGCGGTGACCCGCTCCGGGGCATGCCGCCCGCCTGCGACGGGATCTCCGCCCGCTGGCTCGCCCTCAACCGGGGCAAGGAGGCGGTGGAGATCGACATCAAGGCGCCCGGTGACCGGGGCCGCCTGCGTGAACTCGTGGCCGACGCCGACGTGTTCGTCCACAACTGGGCCCCGGGCAAGGCCGCCGAACTCGCACTCGACGCCGAGCACCTGACCGCCGTGAACCCGTCCCTCGTCTACGCCTACACCGGGGGCTGGGCCGACCGGCTCGACGACGCCCCCATGGGCACCGACTTCATGGTGCAGGCCCGCACGGGTGTCGGGGAAGCCGCCCATCCGGCGGGCGAACCGCCCGTCCCGTCCCTGATGACGCTCCTCGACGTCCTGGGTGGTCTGCACGGCACCGAGGCCGTCCTCGCCGGCCTGCTTCTGCGCGAGCGCACGGGCCACGGCGTACGGGTCGACTCCTCGTTGCTCGGCGCGGCCGACACCCTCCTCGCCCCCGTCCTGCGACAGGTCGCCGCCGGCGCGGACTCCCGGCGCCCCGCCGGATTCCGGTACCCGCTCCGGACCTCCGACGGCTGGATCGCCCCCAGCGACACCAGCGCGCCCGCCGCCGCGGCGTACGACGTCACGGGCATGTGCACCGAGGACGCCCTGGACCGGCTGCGCGGCCACGGCCTGACGGCCACCGCCGTCACCACGGACCTGTCCGCCCTCCACCACGATCCGCGGCTGTCCGGCTCGATCAGCCGGGACGCGCACGGTGCCCCCGCCGTCCCCGACCCCTGGAGCTTCGCGTGA
- a CDS encoding class I adenylate-forming enzyme family protein — protein MTVTLTDLLPAELRRSWVVDGTCPDLDLYSLYRARQIADLHRTAVIDAKGTLCYTALDRKVRCLAEGLRGLGIGVGDVVAVQLPDNRNAVIADLALAALGAVALPFPVGRGAVEAECLLRRAEAVAVIAATEHRDQHHAADLQTLAPALPALRHVIAAGRGTAPEGTIPLAQLLRTDPAGFVPARPDPDSAARILVSSGSEAEPKMVAYSHNALAGGRGNFLASLMPDGAPPRCLFLVPLGSAFGSNGTAVTLARHGGTLVLLDHFTPEAALAAVREHEPTHILGVPTMIRMMLEALEKADGPLPTPTALVLGGAPLDEATATAAAEAFGCPVVNLYGSADGVNCHTGLGHSVPPTDRSGVVAGRPDPRVTEIRIADPDTHEQLPDGRVGEIVSRGPMTPLRYVASPDLDARYRTPEGWVRTGDLGFLDDGGVLHVVGRFKDIVIRGGANISPAEVERALVSHPQVRDVVCVGVPDPLMGERLAACLVGKGSRVPTLTELGVYLAERGLDRHKHPEHLLVLPELPLTAAGKPDRAALRRRIAERGTTLVEA, from the coding sequence GTGACCGTCACCCTGACCGACCTGCTGCCCGCCGAACTCCGCCGCTCCTGGGTGGTCGACGGCACCTGCCCGGACCTCGACCTCTACAGCCTCTACCGGGCCAGACAGATAGCCGACCTGCACCGCACCGCCGTGATCGACGCCAAGGGCACGCTCTGCTACACGGCCCTCGACCGCAAGGTCCGATGTCTCGCCGAGGGCCTGCGCGGGCTCGGCATCGGTGTCGGGGACGTCGTCGCCGTCCAGCTCCCCGACAACCGCAACGCCGTCATCGCGGATCTCGCCCTCGCCGCACTGGGCGCCGTCGCCCTCCCCTTCCCCGTCGGGCGCGGCGCCGTGGAGGCCGAGTGCCTGCTGCGCCGCGCGGAGGCGGTGGCCGTCATCGCCGCGACCGAACACCGCGACCAGCACCACGCCGCCGACCTCCAGACCCTCGCCCCGGCACTGCCCGCCCTGCGCCACGTGATCGCCGCAGGACGCGGCACCGCCCCTGAGGGAACGATTCCCCTGGCCCAGCTGCTGCGGACGGACCCCGCCGGATTCGTCCCGGCCCGCCCCGACCCCGACAGCGCCGCGCGCATCCTCGTCTCCTCCGGGTCGGAGGCGGAACCGAAGATGGTGGCGTACTCCCACAACGCCCTGGCCGGCGGGCGCGGCAACTTCCTCGCCTCCCTCATGCCCGACGGCGCTCCGCCCCGCTGCCTCTTCCTCGTGCCGCTCGGCTCGGCCTTCGGGTCGAACGGCACGGCCGTCACGCTCGCGCGGCACGGCGGCACCCTCGTCCTGCTCGACCACTTCACGCCCGAGGCCGCGCTCGCGGCCGTGCGGGAGCACGAGCCCACCCACATCCTCGGCGTGCCCACCATGATCCGGATGATGCTGGAGGCCCTGGAGAAGGCGGACGGCCCGCTGCCCACTCCCACCGCGCTCGTCCTGGGGGGCGCACCCCTCGACGAAGCCACCGCGACGGCGGCGGCCGAGGCGTTCGGCTGCCCGGTCGTCAACCTCTACGGGTCGGCGGACGGCGTCAACTGTCATACGGGACTGGGGCATTCCGTGCCGCCCACCGACCGCTCCGGCGTCGTCGCCGGCCGGCCCGATCCCCGGGTCACCGAGATCCGCATCGCCGACCCCGACACGCACGAGCAGCTGCCCGACGGGCGGGTCGGGGAGATCGTCTCGCGCGGACCGATGACCCCGCTCCGCTACGTGGCCTCCCCCGACCTCGACGCCCGCTACCGCACTCCGGAGGGGTGGGTCCGGACGGGCGACCTCGGCTTCCTCGACGACGGGGGCGTCCTCCACGTCGTCGGCCGTTTCAAGGACATCGTGATACGTGGCGGCGCCAACATCAGCCCCGCCGAGGTCGAGCGCGCACTGGTCTCCCACCCGCAGGTGCGGGACGTCGTCTGCGTCGGGGTGCCCGACCCGCTGATGGGGGAGCGGCTCGCCGCCTGCCTGGTCGGCAAGGGCTCCAGGGTCCCGACGCTGACGGAACTCGGCGTCTACCTGGCCGAGCGCGGTCTCGACCGGCACAAGCACCCCGAGCACCTGCTCGTGCTCCCCGAACTGCCGCTGACCGCCGCCGGAAAGCCCGATCGCGCGGCGCTGCGGCGCCGGATCGCCGAGCGGGGAACCACCCTCGTCGAGGCCTGA
- a CDS encoding metal ABC transporter solute-binding protein, Zn/Mn family, whose amino-acid sequence MARTRVRNTRIASLVALSAALPLLTGCGGEDAASPGTADHKNHRPVVVVTTTWEGAFAKAAGAEDITVIVPQSVHHAPDYDPKPSDLAAVAKADFVLYAPFEPYAAKIKEAAGSKAKLVEVNLDNDPAKAGAEVTRLGGLFGTKDAAERWKTRLDGEVTKLNGELKAAWPGGKSPVVVTQVFSAWAAGLAGATPVGTYGPEPVTPAQLASLSAQKPAFVLDNAHMSTGTVLPDSGAEQVEIVNYPGEDLDLLAVYRDAAAEWKKAMG is encoded by the coding sequence ATGGCGCGCACCCGCGTCCGCAACACCCGCATCGCTTCCCTCGTCGCACTGAGCGCGGCCCTGCCGCTGCTCACCGGGTGCGGCGGCGAGGACGCCGCCTCTCCCGGCACCGCCGACCACAAGAACCACAGGCCGGTGGTGGTCGTGACGACCACCTGGGAGGGCGCCTTCGCCAAGGCCGCCGGGGCCGAGGACATCACGGTGATCGTGCCCCAGTCGGTGCACCACGCCCCCGACTACGACCCGAAGCCGTCGGACCTGGCGGCCGTCGCGAAGGCCGACTTCGTGCTGTACGCGCCGTTCGAGCCGTACGCCGCGAAGATCAAGGAGGCGGCCGGGTCGAAGGCGAAGCTGGTCGAGGTGAACCTCGACAACGACCCGGCGAAGGCCGGCGCCGAAGTGACCCGTCTGGGCGGCCTGTTCGGCACGAAGGACGCCGCCGAGCGGTGGAAGACCCGGCTCGACGGTGAGGTCACGAAGTTGAACGGCGAGCTCAAGGCCGCCTGGCCGGGCGGGAAGAGCCCGGTCGTCGTCACCCAGGTCTTCAGCGCCTGGGCGGCCGGTCTCGCGGGCGCCACGCCGGTCGGCACGTACGGCCCCGAGCCGGTCACGCCCGCCCAGCTCGCCTCGCTCTCGGCGCAGAAGCCCGCGTTCGTCCTCGACAACGCCCACATGTCGACGGGCACGGTCCTGCCCGACTCGGGCGCCGAGCAGGTCGAGATCGTCAACTATCCGGGCGAGGACCTGGATCTCCTCGCCGTGTACCGCGACGCGGCGGCCGAGTGGAAGAAGGCCATGGGCTGA
- a CDS encoding metal ABC transporter permease, with protein sequence MNTLAAADLGAMLQLVPVQRAGVALLLAAVGLPVVGVVIVGLDIMPVRFAMMHVALLGIAVGLLTGLDPMLCALVACALSGAGVAPLARTPAGLSGAMGLLMSLAIAAALLLLAVSGVNASGAFALLWGSILSVGTADLVVLGLLAVAVPALFWWRRRDVGLLLYDRELAQCSGVPVRFLTTALLVLVAVAVAGAIKLTGALLVDALTLLPALAARRLGRSLWSITLWAVGIGVAVNATGFLLALWLDWPPGPVLVLTAGTVVLAAHLIPERRTSSWRAPASATPASLPSSH encoded by the coding sequence GTGAACACGCTCGCGGCCGCCGATCTCGGCGCCATGCTCCAGCTGGTACCCGTCCAGCGGGCGGGGGTGGCCCTGCTCCTGGCGGCCGTCGGGCTGCCGGTGGTCGGGGTCGTCATCGTCGGGCTCGACATCATGCCGGTGCGGTTCGCGATGATGCACGTGGCGCTCCTCGGCATCGCCGTCGGCCTTCTGACCGGGCTCGATCCGATGCTGTGCGCCCTCGTGGCCTGCGCCCTGTCGGGGGCGGGCGTCGCCCCGCTGGCGCGGACACCCGCCGGGCTCTCGGGGGCGATGGGCTTGCTGATGAGCCTGGCCATCGCCGCCGCGCTCCTGCTCCTCGCCGTCTCCGGCGTCAACGCCTCGGGCGCCTTCGCCCTCCTCTGGGGGTCGATCCTGTCCGTCGGCACCGCCGACCTCGTGGTGCTCGGCCTGCTCGCCGTGGCCGTGCCGGCGCTGTTCTGGTGGCGACGCCGCGACGTGGGCCTGCTGCTGTACGACCGGGAGCTCGCCCAGTGCTCGGGCGTGCCCGTACGTTTCCTCACCACCGCGCTTCTCGTACTCGTCGCCGTCGCGGTCGCCGGGGCCATCAAGCTGACCGGCGCGCTCCTCGTCGACGCCCTGACCCTGCTGCCGGCCCTGGCCGCCCGCCGCCTCGGCCGCTCCCTGTGGTCGATCACCCTGTGGGCGGTCGGCATCGGCGTCGCCGTCAACGCGACGGGTTTCCTCCTGGCCCTGTGGCTGGACTGGCCCCCTGGCCCGGTCCTCGTCCTGACGGCGGGGACCGTGGTCCTCGCCGCCCATCTCATTCCCGAACGGAGAACCAGCTCATGGCGCGCACCCGCGTCCGCAACACCCGCATCGCTTCCCTCGTCGCACTGA
- a CDS encoding metal ABC transporter ATP-binding protein, translating to MGGLDIRMRGVACRHGRNEAVVGVDLEIAAGERIALTGTNGSGKTTLLRAVLGLHRHTSGIIEVGGRGARSAAEWAWRRRSCAWIPQKPAAGRFPLRGDELLASSGAWAEATRAADRLGVGPLTARPVDTLSGGQLQRMYLARAIGCAAAGAQVLLADEPTAALDFEGQEEAADVLTALPVTLVVVTHDRALAERCDRVLEMAAGRLREVR from the coding sequence ATGGGCGGACTGGACATACGCATGCGCGGAGTCGCCTGTCGGCACGGCCGCAACGAAGCCGTGGTGGGGGTGGATCTGGAGATCGCCGCCGGCGAGCGGATCGCGCTGACCGGGACGAACGGGTCCGGGAAGACGACGCTGCTGCGCGCGGTCCTCGGGCTGCACCGGCACACGAGCGGCATCATCGAGGTCGGCGGGCGCGGAGCGCGCTCCGCCGCCGAGTGGGCGTGGCGGCGGCGGTCGTGCGCCTGGATCCCGCAGAAGCCCGCCGCCGGACGGTTCCCGCTGCGCGGGGACGAACTGCTGGCGAGCAGTGGGGCGTGGGCCGAGGCGACGAGGGCCGCGGATCGGCTCGGTGTGGGCCCGCTGACCGCAAGGCCCGTGGACACGCTGTCCGGTGGGCAGTTGCAGCGGATGTATCTGGCGCGGGCGATCGGCTGTGCCGCGGCGGGCGCACAGGTGCTGCTCGCCGACGAGCCGACCGCCGCGCTCGACTTCGAGGGGCAGGAGGAAGCGGCCGACGTGCTGACCGCCCTTCCGGTCACGCTCGTCGTCGTGACGCACGACCGGGCGCTCGCGGAACGCTGCGACCGGGTCCTGGAGATGGCCGCCGGCCGGCTGCGGGAGGTGCGGTGA
- a CDS encoding ferredoxin, with protein sequence MSIAVDLNRCQGYAQCAFLAPEIFTMHGDEALLYNPDADEAQREKLAQAAAACPVQAILVDAVDEPAEAVPDAR encoded by the coding sequence GTGAGCATTGCCGTCGATCTGAACCGCTGTCAGGGGTACGCGCAGTGCGCGTTCCTCGCTCCCGAGATCTTCACCATGCACGGCGACGAGGCGTTGCTGTACAACCCGGATGCGGACGAGGCACAGCGCGAGAAGCTCGCCCAGGCCGCCGCGGCCTGCCCCGTCCAGGCCATCCTCGTCGATGCCGTGGACGAGCCGGCCGAGGCGGTGCCCGATGCTCGGTGA
- a CDS encoding NAD(P)/FAD-dependent oxidoreductase codes for MLGDGALEQLKREGRIVVVGASLAGLRAAETLRAKGFEGSLTMIGDEPHEPYDRPPLSKGVLLGRARADRTALPRLRSVDATWRLGVPATGLDMAARTVRLADGDEVPYDRLLIATGVRARPWPREEEAELDGVFVLRTRDEGAALARRLDEGPKRVLVIGGGFAGSEVASACRERGLPVTVAERGAAPLVGALGGVVAAVAADLQREHGVDLRCGVMVTALEGDASGRVRAAHLSDGSTVETDVVVVSLGALRNTEWLYGSGLGAGPRGIACDAGCRAFDIRGIVTDDIYAAGDVARCPHPLFGYQFLSLEHWGNAVAQAGIAAHNMLSESIDRLPHMDVPAFWSSQFGVNIKSVGVPSMATEILIAQGSLDSRRFVGVYGYQGRVIGAVSFDHGRWLPFYEELIERTAPFPPQFPTVDRHADGQRPRDADFPDPSIPSHGPTVTLSGYSPADRRMTFTPAH; via the coding sequence ATGCTCGGTGACGGAGCCTTGGAGCAGCTCAAACGCGAGGGCCGCATCGTCGTCGTCGGCGCCTCGCTGGCAGGCCTGCGGGCTGCCGAGACCCTGCGCGCCAAGGGCTTCGAAGGGTCCTTGACCATGATCGGCGACGAGCCCCACGAACCGTACGACCGGCCCCCGCTCTCCAAGGGGGTGCTGCTGGGCAGGGCGCGCGCCGACCGCACCGCGCTGCCCCGGCTCCGATCCGTCGACGCGACCTGGCGGCTCGGCGTTCCCGCCACCGGCCTGGACATGGCCGCGAGGACGGTGCGGCTGGCCGACGGCGACGAGGTGCCGTACGACCGGCTGCTGATCGCCACCGGTGTCCGGGCGCGGCCGTGGCCCCGCGAGGAGGAGGCGGAACTCGACGGCGTCTTCGTGCTGCGGACCCGCGACGAGGGCGCCGCGCTCGCCCGCCGGCTCGACGAGGGGCCCAAGCGGGTCCTCGTCATCGGCGGAGGATTCGCCGGCTCGGAGGTCGCCTCCGCCTGCCGCGAACGCGGCCTCCCCGTCACCGTCGCCGAACGAGGCGCCGCGCCCCTGGTCGGCGCGCTCGGCGGGGTCGTCGCCGCGGTGGCCGCCGACCTCCAGCGCGAGCACGGTGTGGACCTGCGGTGCGGGGTCATGGTGACCGCCCTGGAGGGCGACGCCTCGGGACGGGTGCGCGCCGCGCATCTGTCCGACGGCTCCACCGTGGAGACCGACGTGGTGGTCGTCTCGCTCGGCGCCCTCCGCAACACCGAATGGCTGTACGGGTCCGGGCTCGGCGCCGGGCCACGCGGCATCGCCTGTGATGCAGGCTGCCGAGCCTTCGACATCCGCGGAATCGTCACCGACGACATCTACGCCGCGGGCGACGTCGCCCGCTGTCCCCATCCCCTGTTCGGGTACCAGTTCCTGTCGCTGGAGCACTGGGGCAACGCCGTCGCCCAGGCCGGGATCGCGGCGCACAACATGCTCAGCGAGAGCATCGACCGACTGCCGCACATGGACGTGCCGGCCTTCTGGTCCTCCCAGTTCGGCGTCAACATCAAGTCGGTCGGAGTGCCGTCGATGGCGACGGAGATCCTGATCGCGCAGGGCTCACTGGACAGCCGCCGGTTCGTCGGCGTCTACGGGTACCAGGGGCGCGTCATCGGTGCCGTCTCCTTCGACCACGGCCGGTGGCTGCCGTTCTACGAGGAACTCATCGAGCGCACCGCGCCGTTCCCGCCGCAGTTCCCCACGGTCGACCGGCACGCGGACGGACAGCGGCCGAGGGACGCGGACTTCCCCGACCCCTCGATCCCCAGCCACGGCCCCACCGTGACCCTCAGCGGATACTCGCCGGCCGACCGCCGGATGACGTTCACCCCCGCGCACTGA
- a CDS encoding cytochrome P450, which produces MTRTLLHQILDYANRADPYPIYEELRKTPVHHEADGPYVISTYYEIRSLLHDPRISSDARNLASSSADPLADPASEESALPPGFLRLDPPEHDRMRRMTNRHFGPPHSPRRVDGMRPELHDIVTGLIDGIGDPGRIDLVEEFSYPFPVTVICRLLGVPREDEARFHTWADTLAASLDPDPDADPAEHGTDAHEARMALGMYLAGLIEERRKNPGDDMLSQLATAKGDDGPMTTMELLSTAALLLIAGHETTVNLISNGMLTLLRNPDVLQRLRTEPRLAVPIVEELLRFEPPVQLLPQRTTLADIEVRGVTIPKGATLWLLLASGNRDPQRFENPDRFDPDRPDVQHLGLGSGIHSCFGAPLARLEAQLALSELARRLENPRLLDDPPPYRQNAVLRGPRHLRIACDGIRP; this is translated from the coding sequence ATGACGCGAACCCTGCTGCACCAGATCCTGGACTACGCCAACCGGGCCGACCCGTACCCGATCTACGAAGAGCTGCGGAAGACACCGGTCCATCACGAGGCCGACGGGCCGTACGTGATCAGCACGTACTACGAGATCCGCAGCCTCCTCCACGATCCCCGGATCAGCTCCGACGCCCGCAACCTGGCGTCCAGCAGCGCCGACCCGCTGGCGGACCCGGCCTCCGAGGAGAGCGCCCTGCCGCCGGGCTTCCTACGCCTCGACCCGCCGGAACACGACCGGATGCGGCGCATGACGAACCGGCACTTCGGCCCGCCGCACTCCCCCCGCCGGGTCGACGGAATGCGTCCGGAGCTCCATGACATCGTCACCGGTCTCATCGACGGCATCGGCGACCCGGGGCGGATCGACCTGGTGGAGGAGTTCTCCTACCCCTTCCCGGTGACGGTGATCTGCAGGCTGCTGGGGGTGCCGCGCGAGGACGAGGCACGCTTCCACACCTGGGCGGACACCCTCGCCGCCAGCCTGGACCCCGACCCGGACGCCGATCCCGCCGAGCACGGCACGGACGCGCACGAGGCCCGGATGGCGTTGGGCATGTATCTGGCCGGCCTGATCGAGGAGCGCCGCAAGAACCCCGGGGACGACATGCTCTCCCAACTGGCGACGGCCAAGGGCGACGACGGCCCGATGACCACGATGGAACTGCTCAGCACCGCGGCTCTGCTCCTGATCGCGGGGCATGAGACCACGGTCAACCTCATCAGCAACGGAATGCTGACCCTGCTGCGTAATCCCGACGTCCTTCAGCGCCTGAGGACCGAGCCGCGACTGGCCGTGCCCATCGTGGAGGAACTCCTGCGCTTCGAGCCGCCGGTGCAGCTGCTGCCACAGCGCACCACGCTCGCCGACATCGAGGTCCGCGGCGTCACCATCCCCAAGGGCGCCACCCTCTGGCTGCTGCTGGCGTCCGGCAACCGCGACCCCCAGCGCTTCGAGAACCCGGACCGCTTCGACCCGGACCGCCCGGACGTCCAGCACCTCGGCCTGGGCAGCGGCATCCACAGCTGCTTCGGCGCACCGCTCGCCCGGTTGGAGGCCCAACTCGCCCTGTCGGAGCTGGCTCGGAGACTGGAGAACCCCCGACTGCTGGACGACCCGCCCCCGTACCGCCAGAACGCGGTACTGCGCGGGCCGCGCCATCTGCGGATCGCCTGCGACGGGATCCGCCCCTAG
- a CDS encoding YhjD/YihY/BrkB family envelope integrity protein, protein MNASSKASNGGRVGRPARSSVAVGPQAAGEGAAARRGAGRARRVADWGRGKYTGSWADSLWRRLGAVDFISQAMVLAATLLLCAVPFFLIVTALAGRSAASALSQRMGLSEQAAADVGELFASSSAISAAVTGLSWVFFVLAGLAGAKAVQQLYQRVFDVRARGVADSVRALVWLALVVGSLFAVSAVGPGLRESGPVFFWITHFVLSIGFFWLSMWFLLAGKIAWRRLLPCAVATGVCWVGMMAVFSVIFSGLIVSYDQRYGLIGTVFAFMSFFIAIGVVLVLGAALGLVWTEHGLSFRGALSRLRRKS, encoded by the coding sequence ATGAATGCGTCGAGCAAGGCTTCGAACGGCGGGCGGGTCGGCCGTCCGGCTCGGTCGTCGGTGGCGGTCGGCCCCCAGGCCGCGGGCGAGGGGGCCGCGGCACGGCGAGGAGCCGGCCGTGCGCGGCGGGTGGCCGACTGGGGCAGGGGGAAGTACACCGGGTCCTGGGCCGATTCCTTGTGGCGACGCCTGGGTGCGGTCGACTTCATCAGCCAGGCCATGGTGCTGGCCGCCACGCTGTTGCTGTGCGCGGTGCCGTTCTTCCTGATCGTGACCGCTCTGGCCGGGCGCTCGGCCGCGTCGGCACTGTCGCAGCGCATGGGCCTCAGTGAGCAGGCCGCAGCCGACGTCGGAGAGCTCTTCGCCTCTTCGTCCGCCATTTCCGCCGCGGTGACCGGGCTGTCCTGGGTGTTCTTCGTCCTGGCCGGGCTCGCCGGGGCGAAGGCGGTCCAGCAGCTCTACCAGCGGGTCTTCGACGTGAGGGCCCGGGGCGTGGCGGACTCGGTGCGCGCTCTCGTCTGGCTGGCGCTGGTCGTGGGCTCGCTGTTCGCGGTGTCCGCAGTGGGTCCGGGGCTGCGGGAGAGCGGTCCGGTGTTCTTCTGGATCACGCATTTCGTGCTGAGCATCGGTTTCTTCTGGTTGTCGATGTGGTTCCTGCTGGCCGGGAAGATCGCCTGGCGCAGACTGCTGCCCTGCGCGGTCGCCACGGGTGTCTGCTGGGTGGGCATGATGGCGGTGTTCTCGGTGATCTTCTCCGGCTTGATCGTCAGTTACGACCAGAGATACGGGTTGATCGGGACCGTGTTCGCGTTCATGTCCTTCTTCATCGCGATCGGGGTGGTGCTGGTCCTGGGAGCGGCACTCGGCCTGGTGTGGACGGAGCACGGTCTGTCGTTCCGGGGCGCCCTGAGCAGGCTGCGCAGGAAGTCATGA